A genomic stretch from Solanum stenotomum isolate F172 chromosome 8, ASM1918654v1, whole genome shotgun sequence includes:
- the LOC125873630 gene encoding late embryogenesis abundant protein At5g17165-like, whose translation MAINLQNRGLVSLRKGFLNHINRSSTNSTILSTRRAVHASVYDKNLEESVQPFVVPDEVIKAKSDKYWTPHPHTGVFGPATDHHHISIRPASASVDSVLEQKAFFRPLEDLEKPAYV comes from the exons ATGGCCATCAATTTACAGAACCGTGGACTCGTTAGCTTGAGGAAGGGATTTTTGAACCATATTAATCGAAGTTCTACTAACTCGACTATCCTATCTACCAG GAGGGCAGTGCACGCATCAGTATATGATAAGAATCTGGAGGAATCTGTGCAGCCTTTTGTGGTGCCAGATGAAGTGATCAAGGCAAAATCGGATAAGTACTGgactcctcatcctcatactggTGTGTTTGGACCAGCCACTGATCATCATCATATCAGTATCAGGCCTGCGAGTGCTAGTGTAGATTCTGTGTTGGAACAGAAGGCCTTCTTCCGTCCACTCGAGGATCTTGAGAAGCCAGCCTATGTTTAA
- the LOC125874875 gene encoding cell division cycle 20.2, cofactor of APC complex-like — MDAGSLSSVSASKTKSRCPLQEQYLQKRNSRENLDRFIPNRSAMDMDYAHYMLTEGRKGKENPAVDSPSREAYRKQLAETFNMNRTRILAFKNKPPTSVEAIPNDFSSSVHQQAKTAKPRRYIPQTSERTLDAPDLVDDYYLNLLDWGSSNVLSIALGSTVYLWDASDGATSELVTVDEEHGPVTSVKWAPDGRHIALGLNNSDVQLWDTTANRLLRTMRGGHRSRVGALDWNNHVLTTGGMDGQIINNDVRVRSPIVDTYQGHHQEVCGLKWSASGQQLASGGNDNLLHIWDRSMASSNTSTEWLHRLEDHTAAVKALAWCPFQSNLLASGGGGGDRSIKFWNTHTGACLNSIDTGSQVCALLWNKNERELLSSHGFTKNQLTLWKYPSMVKTAELTGHTSRVLFMAQSPDGCTVASAAGDETLRFWNVFGTPEVAKPAPKANPEPFAHLNRIR; from the exons ATGGATGCAGGATCATTGAGTTCTGTCTCAGCAAGTAAGACCAAATCTCGTTGCCCTCTCCAGGAACAATATCTACaaaagaggaattctcgggAAAAT TTGGATAGGTTCATTCCTAATCGATCGGCAATGGATATGGACTATGCACATTACATGTTGACAGAGGGAAGGAAAGGTAAGGAAAATCCAGCTGTTGATTCTCCCTCCAGAGAAGCATACAGGAAGCAGCTTGCGGAAACATTCAACATGAACAGGACCCGAATATTGGCGTTCAAGAACAAGCCACCCACTTCTGTTGAGGCTATTCCAAACGACTTCTCATCATCTGTTCACCAACAGGCGAAGACTGCTAAACCCCGTCGATACATTCCTCAG ACCTCTGAAAGGACATTAGATGCTCCAGATCTAGTGGATGACTACTATTTGAATTTGTTAGATTGGGGCAGCAGCAATGTTCTTTCTATTGCTCTAGGCAGCACTGTATATCTGTGGGATGCATCTGATGGTGCCACTTCAGAATTGGTCACTGTTGATGAAGAGCATGGTCCTGTTACAAGTGTTAAATGGGCTCCTGATGGTAGACATATTGCTCTTGGTCTGAACAATTCTGATGTTCAGCTCTGGGATACAACGGCAAATCGGCTG CTGAGAACTATGAGAGGTGGTCACAGATCCCGAGTTGGCGCTCTAGATTGGAACAATCACGTATTGACAACTGGGGGCATGGATGGTCAGATCATAAACAATGATGTGAGGGTGCGATCGCCAATTGTGGATACATACCAAGGACATCACCAAGAAGTTTGTGGTTTAAAATGGTCAGCCTCTGGCCAACAACTAGCTAGTGGTGGAAATGATAATCTCCTCCATATATGGGACAGATCAATGGCTTCTTCCAACACATCAACAGAGTGGCTTCACAGGCTTGAAGATCATACAGCTGCTGTTAAGGCCCTTGCTTGGTGTCCTTTCCAGAGTAACTTACTAGCCtctggtggtggtggaggtgaTAGGTCCATTAAGTTCTGGAACACCCATACTGGTGCTTGCTTGAACTCTATCGATACGGGCTCTCAGGTTTGTGCCCTGCTATGGAACAAGAACGAACGTGAGCTCCTAAGTTCACATGGTTTCACAAAGAATCAGCTCACTCTTTGGAAATACCCTTCCATGGTAAAGACAGCCGAGCTTACTGGTCACACATCCAGAGTTCTTTTCATGGCACAG AGTCCAGATGGTTGCACGGTGGCATCTGCAGCTGGGGATGAAACTCTTAGATTTTGGAATGTATTTGGTACTCCTGAAGTTGCAAAGCCTGCGCCAAAGGCAAACCCTGAGCCATTTGCTCACCTTAACCGTATTCGGTGA
- the LOC125874234 gene encoding uncharacterized protein At1g51745-like: MGSSETESGTGDCGVGSIVWVRRRNGSWWPGKILCPDEFSASHLMSPRSGTPVKLLGREDASVDWYNLEKSKRVKAFRCGEFDDFIQRAEASLGLPPKKREKYARREDAILHALELERQLGKRCGSLGCSSTDRTNKSTYDFSGRESQTSSKYLENRNGRRLRSKSHKLSHKSDFFLEEKKTCNLSSIQESNDHNQFSGDDENSDVPLRMRGLQDLGLSTVPSEHAVPDGIYNSEHLVNIERKSLSVKRKLSDEGLAEKNLVKRRNRGCLLAQGLKSSENLPDSGSVCISEMGEEQPGVSKKSRCDLAEEPTESLTVEENNHAQMELSTLKREDNGSHPADLCEQNASGSAEYTGSDSSETDSAEDTDDELATISDGAASIELEPKYIGRSEAQPERGSISSEELDDVTLTDDTSSHAYHQESLSAGFGVSKWQLKGKRNNRSLNRRPLDLFDGNLARRPCRMTNFKGKRGCVCLQDDPLTNSWAQKAGYGSRAPRTASQNMFNCVDWAWDDPASRGYWEESAENFDSVNSYHHSGGRTMLVNVDLKVQSSFQREHIPMISLTSKINGQAIVGYPVQIEVLSNSSSDSLLWATECYFPESSDNDTALQPIWRTARRTANVRVPRSHASSGLDNSKGIKHVQGFERNRNVKNASVGGIVQKGSMTRTTSQPAIERTFARKSGKRINLSSHQKVRTLKSIALQQKRSDQKGRSNSHQVDGAIKRETLPTVIACIPVKLVFSRLSEELVGRHQ; encoded by the exons ATGGGGAGCTCTGAAACAGAATCAGGAACGGGGGATTGTGGAGTTGGGAGTATTGTTTGGGTCCGAAGGCGAAATGGATCGTGGTGGCCAGGTAAAATACTATGTCCTGATGAATTTTCAGCTTCTCATTTGATGTCTCCACGATCTGGGACTCCAGTGAAGCTTCTTGGGAGAGAAGATGCCAGTGT GGATTGGTATAATTTGGAGAAGTCAAAGCGAGTGAAAGCATTCAGGTGTGGCGAATTTGATGATTTTATTCAACGGGCAGAAGCTTCCCTAGGTCTGCCTCCgaagaaaagagagaagtaTGCACGACGTGAAGATGCAATACTTCATGCTCTTGAACTTGAGAGGCAGTTAGGTAAAAGATGTGGAAGTTTAGGTTGTTCGTCCACTGATAGAACCAATAAATCTACTTATGATTTTTCCGGAAGAGAGTCACAAACATCATCAAAATACTTGGAAAATAGGAATGGGAGACGTTTAAGATCTAAATCTCATAAACTTTCTCATAAATCTGATTTCTTCCTTGAGGAAAAGAAAACATGCAACTTATCTTCTATACAGGAATCCAATGATCATAATCAGTTTAGTGGGGACGATGAGAATTCCGATGTACCTCTGAGGATGAGAGGTTTACAGGATTTGGGCCTCAGTACTGTTCCTTCAGAGCATGCTGTTCCTGATGGGATTTATAATTCAGAACACCTAGTTAATATTGAGAGAAAAAGTTTGTCAGTCAAAAGGAAATTATCAGATGAAGGCTTAGCTGAAAAAAATCTTGTCAAGAGGCGTAATAGGGGCTGCCTTCTTGCTCAAGGTTTGAAGAGTTCTGAAAATTTGCCTGACTCTGGTTCTGTTTGCATCTCTGAGATGGGAGAGGAGCAGCCAGGAGTTTCAAAGAAAAGCAGGTGTGATTTGGCCGAAGAACCTACAGAATCTTTGACTGTTGAAGAGAATAATCATGCACAGATGGAACTTTCAACATTGAAGCGTGAAGATAATGGTTCTCATCCTGCTGATTTATGTGAACAGAATGCTTCTGGGTCTGCAGAATATACTGGAAGTGATTCTTCTGAGACAGATTCTGCGGAAGATACTGATGACGAGTTGGCCACAATCTCAG ATGGTGCGGCATCTATAGAACTAGAACCAAAATATATAGGAAGATCTGAAGCACAACCTGAACGTGGAAGTATCAGCAGTGAAGAACTGGATGATGTAACACTTACTGATGACACTTCTTCTCATGCTTATCACCAGGAATCTCTTTCTGCTGGCTTTGGGGTGTCTAAATGGCAACTAAAAGGGAAAAGGAATAATCGAAGTCTTAACAGGAGGCCTCTGGATCTTTTTGATGGAAACCTTGCGAGAAGGCCCTGTCGTATGACTAATTTCAAGGGAAAAAGGGGTTGTGTATGTCTTCAAGATGACCCCCTTACGAACTCTTGGGCGCAAAAGGCTGGATATGGATCTAGAGCTCCACGTACTGCTAGTCAAAACATGTTCAATTGTGTGGATTGGGCTTGGGATGATCCTGCAAGCAGAGGTTACTGGGAGGAGTCCGCTGAGAATTTTGATTCTGTGAATAGCTACCATCACTCTGGTGGCAGGACCATGCTGGTCAATGTGGACTTAAAAGTCCAATCAAGTTTTCAGAGAGAGCACATACCTATGATTTCATTAACGAGTAAGATAAATGGGCAGGCAATAGTTGGATATCCTGTCCAAATCGAAGTGCTTTCAAACAGTTCTTCTGATAGCCTCCTTTGGGCAACTGAGTGCTATTTTCCAGAATCATCTGATAATGATACTGCACTCCAACCTATTTGGAGGACTGCTCGCAGGACTGCAAATGTTCGTGTTCCGCGGTCCCATGCATCATCAGGGTTGGATAATTCTAAAGGAATCAAGCACGTCCAAGGTTTTGAGCGCAACAGAAATGTCAAAAATGCTAGTGTAGGCGGCATTGTTCAAAAGGGAAGCATGACAAGAACAACTTCCCAGCCTGCCATAGAGAGAACATTTGCAAGAAAGTCCGGGAAAAGGATTAATTTATCTTCCCATCAAAAGGTAAGAACACTTAAATCTATAGCCTTGCAGCAGAAACGGAGTGATCAGAAGGGTAGATCCAATAGTCATCAAGTGGATGGGGCAATCAAACGAGAGACACTGCCAACAGTCATTGCTTGTATTCCAGTTAAGCTAGTGTTCAGTAGGCTAAGTGAGGAGTTGGTGGGCCGTCATCAATAA